TCTGAGAAAAGGGAAATAAAGACTTTGAATTTTAACATAACACAAAAAGTTATGCATGATACATTAAGACTTGATGAAGTAGTAGAATTTGCTGAGAACCCAGAACCACGTTGTCCTTGTGTGCTTTTACTAGACACATCTGGCTCGATGCAAGGAGATCCGATTGAGGCTTTAAATCAAGGTTTACTCAGTTTAAAGGATGAATTAGTCAAAAATTCCTTAGCTGCCAGACGGGTAGAAGTGGCGATCGTCACTTTTGATAGTAATGTCAATGTAGTCCAAGACTTTGTGACTGCCGATCAATTCAATCCGCCCATTTTGACAGCACAAGGCTTGACTACGATGGGTGCAGGAATCCATAAAGCTTTGGACATAATTCAAGAGCGGAAATCTCAGTATCGTACCAATGGCATTGCTTATTATCGTCCCTGGGTATTCATGATTACCGATGGAGAACCGCAAGGCGAGTTAGAGAATGTGGTAGAGCAAGCATCCCATCGCTTACAGGGAGATGAGGCAAATAAGCGTGTAGCATTTTTT
This genomic interval from Nostoc sp. KVJ3 contains the following:
- a CDS encoding vWA domain-containing protein is translated as MHDTLRLDEVVEFAENPEPRCPCVLLLDTSGSMQGDPIEALNQGLLSLKDELVKNSLAARRVEVAIVTFDSNVNVVQDFVTADQFNPPILTAQGLTTMGAGIHKALDIIQERKSQYRTNGIAYYRPWVFMITDGEPQGELENVVEQASHRLQGDEANKRVAFFTVGVENANMTRLNQITVRTPLKLKGLNFIEMFVWLSTSMSAVSHSQVDEQVALPPIGWGTV